A DNA window from Patescibacteria group bacterium contains the following coding sequences:
- the metG gene encoding methionine--tRNA ligase yields the protein MSKYYITTPIYYINDVPHIGHAYTTIAVDVLARYHRAKGDDVFFLTGTDEHGAKIAEAAEKLGKTPREFADELVPKFADVWKKLNISYDQFFRTTNPKHEEYVQDFVEDLQENGYIEKREYEGLYCVGCEKFLKESDLVEGCCPDHKKPPVKQKEENYFFKLSELQDKLLERIENGELKIAPESRKNEIVGKIKQGLEDVSISRAAVEWGVSYPGDSKQTIYVWIDALLNYYTACEIYEKEKFWPASLHLMAKDIVWFHAVIWPAMLIALDLPLPRKVFAHGFFTVNGQKMSKTIGNVIDPNVIIEKYGADAVRFYLLSAFPFGEDGDVSLEKLALSYNKLANDIGNLLQRTISMMVKYNVSGITYKGEEDSVIRDTKYEIRIDKELDSLDFAGALKKITDVAQAENKYIADREPWTLAKEGKTEELTQTLQHSYDCLTSLAQVLQPFMPETAEKMASQLKSLEPMPLFPRIES from the coding sequence ATGAGCAAATATTATATTACGACCCCGATCTATTATATCAACGACGTTCCACATATTGGCCACGCGTACACTACGATCGCGGTGGACGTATTGGCGCGTTATCATCGCGCCAAAGGCGACGATGTTTTTTTCCTGACTGGTACTGACGAACATGGCGCCAAGATAGCTGAGGCGGCTGAAAAATTGGGCAAGACGCCTCGAGAATTTGCGGATGAACTGGTTCCGAAATTTGCTGACGTCTGGAAGAAGTTGAACATTTCATATGACCAATTTTTTCGCACGACCAACCCAAAGCATGAGGAGTATGTTCAGGATTTTGTCGAGGATTTGCAAGAAAATGGCTATATCGAAAAGCGTGAATACGAAGGGCTATACTGTGTCGGATGCGAGAAATTCTTGAAAGAATCAGACCTAGTGGAGGGCTGTTGTCCAGATCACAAGAAGCCACCGGTCAAGCAAAAAGAGGAGAATTATTTCTTCAAGCTGTCAGAACTCCAGGACAAATTGCTTGAGCGGATAGAAAATGGGGAGCTGAAAATTGCCCCCGAATCACGAAAGAACGAGATTGTTGGCAAGATCAAGCAAGGTTTGGAGGATGTCTCGATTTCTCGTGCGGCGGTAGAGTGGGGCGTCTCATACCCAGGCGATTCCAAGCAGACAATTTATGTTTGGATTGATGCCTTGCTCAATTATTACACTGCTTGCGAGATATACGAGAAGGAGAAATTCTGGCCTGCCAGTCTGCATCTGATGGCGAAGGATATCGTCTGGTTTCATGCCGTGATCTGGCCAGCGATGCTGATCGCTCTTGATCTGCCATTGCCCCGCAAGGTCTTTGCCCACGGTTTCTTTACCGTGAATGGCCAGAAAATGAGCAAGACGATTGGCAATGTGATTGATCCAAATGTAATTATCGAGAAATATGGTGCCGATGCAGTCAGATTCTATCTACTCTCCGCCTTCCCTTTTGGCGAAGACGGCGATGTCTCGCTCGAAAAGCTGGCCCTCTCTTACAACAAGCTGGCCAATGATATTGGTAACTTGCTGCAGAGAACAATCTCGATGATGGTCAAGTATAACGTATCAGGTATAACGTATAAGGGAGAAGAAGATTCTGTAATACGTGATACGAAATACGAAATACGAATCGACAAAGAATTAGACAGTCTTGATTTCGCTGGGGCGTTGAAGAAAATCACCGATGTAGCACAGGCAGAGAATAAATATATTGCTGACAGAGAGCCCTGGACTTTGGCAAAAGAGGGCAAGACGGAGGAGCTGACACAAACTTTACAGCATTCATACGATTGCTTGACCTCATTGGCTCAAGTGTTGCAGCCTTTCATGCCAGAAACGGCAGAGAAAATGGCTAGTCAATTAAAATCTCTAGAACCGATGCCACTTTTCCCTCGAATTGAATCATAA
- a CDS encoding TatD family hydrolase, translating to MEHNVFIDTHCHLDFPEFKTEVPGVLGRAKEAHVERLVNVGVDCDTSKHSVDLARKYPEVYASVGIHPHSAKELDIESRGWLMALSNHEKVVAIGEIGLDYYYLKRSSKYAHYPTREEQMFCFEQMLDLAMETNLPAIIHAREADADLLGILKSYHGQLRAVMHCFSSNWEVAEKLIDMGFALSFTGNITYKNPDIAEVIRKTPLANIMIETDSPYLAPELYRGKRNEPAFVVEVAKKIALIKGISLAEVEMETTKKAMKFFGIR from the coding sequence TTGGAACACAACGTGTTCATCGATACTCACTGCCATTTGGATTTTCCAGAGTTCAAGACCGAAGTGCCGGGTGTGCTTGGTCGTGCCAAGGAAGCGCACGTCGAGAGACTTGTCAACGTCGGCGTCGATTGCGACACTTCGAAGCATTCAGTTGACCTGGCTCGGAAATATCCCGAAGTATATGCTTCTGTCGGCATCCATCCGCATAGCGCCAAAGAGCTGGACATCGAGTCCAGAGGTTGGTTGATGGCTCTCTCAAATCACGAGAAAGTGGTAGCGATCGGTGAGATAGGGCTCGACTATTATTATCTCAAGCGTTCGAGCAAATATGCACATTATCCTACCCGCGAAGAGCAAATGTTCTGTTTTGAGCAAATGCTTGATCTGGCCATGGAGACAAATCTGCCAGCCATAATTCATGCTCGTGAGGCTGATGCCGATCTTCTCGGGATTTTGAAGTCTTACCACGGCCAACTTCGAGCGGTGATGCACTGCTTCTCGAGCAATTGGGAAGTGGCGGAAAAGTTGATCGATATGGGTTTTGCTCTCTCGTTCACTGGCAATATTACGTATAAAAATCCAGATATTGCGGAGGTGATACGGAAGACTCCGCTAGCCAATATTATGATTGAAACAGATTCTCCTTATTTGGCGCCTGAGCTATACCGTGGCAAGAGAAACGAGCCCGCTTTTGTCGTTGAAGTAGCCAAGAAGATCGCCTTGATCAAGGGGATTTCTTTGGCTGAAGTTGAGATGGAAACGACCAAAAAAGCGATGAAGTTTTTCGGAATTAGATAA
- a CDS encoding N-acetylmuramoyl-L-alanine amidase, with protein sequence MHKFLLLAVQVTLRIILGIILGIWIVLSSIVMGVYYALEYAWRKLSEVQGQWNKAVSLGAYLAPILIVLALVLWWPQKKVHRVTPSPRSAPTAKAPIQAPTPDQVIIPDVPQPNMPIKSTGSGSLSNVLVILDPGHGGNTPWDGVDPGCYWQFNGQEYYEAAYTYRMAKELGDMVRAEGGDVAYTAWSPTMEVSTSPRVAMPLPVTPLLPNGVKLTNNGTGLTARADAANALYQAHKAKYRGVFFLSLHIDSMGEGWDGLHVCYDRHASEMPRLAELISQGINEGRYGRRYKGVAKEIVEARGLAVLNRNHNPLKHRVLIELGIPGDPNDSWRLRNEGNRRKMLEKVALRPLLQLAEEVKKRK encoded by the coding sequence ATGCACAAATTTCTGTTATTGGCTGTACAGGTGACCCTCCGGATTATTCTAGGGATCATCCTGGGGATCTGGATAGTACTGTCCTCCATTGTCATGGGCGTGTACTACGCTCTGGAATACGCCTGGCGAAAGCTCAGCGAAGTTCAAGGGCAATGGAACAAGGCGGTTTCGCTCGGCGCCTACCTGGCTCCGATTTTGATCGTCTTGGCACTCGTTCTGTGGTGGCCTCAAAAAAAGGTCCACCGCGTCACCCCGTCTCCACGCTCTGCCCCGACTGCCAAAGCGCCGATCCAGGCGCCAACTCCTGATCAGGTAATCATCCCTGACGTTCCGCAGCCCAATATGCCGATCAAGTCAACGGGAAGCGGAAGCCTTTCAAACGTTCTGGTTATCCTTGACCCGGGTCACGGTGGCAACACCCCCTGGGATGGGGTAGACCCGGGCTGCTACTGGCAGTTCAACGGCCAGGAGTATTATGAGGCGGCGTACACATATCGCATGGCCAAGGAGCTTGGCGATATGGTCCGTGCCGAAGGCGGCGATGTTGCTTACACGGCTTGGTCTCCGACCATGGAGGTGTCGACCTCGCCGCGCGTGGCGATGCCTTTGCCTGTTACTCCGCTTCTCCCGAACGGTGTGAAACTGACCAACAACGGGACAGGCCTCACGGCTCGTGCTGACGCGGCGAACGCTCTGTACCAGGCTCACAAGGCCAAGTACAGGGGCGTCTTCTTCCTCTCGCTGCATATCGACAGTATGGGCGAAGGTTGGGACGGGTTGCATGTCTGCTACGATCGACATGCGTCCGAGATGCCGCGCTTGGCTGAGCTGATCTCGCAAGGGATCAACGAGGGCCGGTATGGCCGACGCTATAAGGGTGTCGCCAAAGAGATAGTCGAAGCTCGTGGCCTCGCAGTGCTGAATCGGAATCATAATCCGTTGAAGCACCGAGTGTTGATCGAGCTTGGGATCCCCGGTGATCCCAATGATTCGTGGCGCCTCAGAAATGAGGGCAACCGCCGGAAAATGCTGGAAAAAGTGGCTCTGCGGCCGCTACTCCAGCTTGCCGAGGAGGTGAAAAAAAGAAAGTGA
- a CDS encoding type II toxin-antitoxin system Phd/YefM family antitoxin produces MKTISTNELQDQISKVIKEVEGGEVYQISRYSKSVAYLVSKPEFEKLITGSECKECMKDMRKIAKKISNS; encoded by the coding sequence ATGAAAACTATTTCTACAAATGAACTTCAGGATCAGATTTCCAAGGTGATTAAGGAAGTCGAAGGCGGGGAAGTCTATCAAATCAGCCGATACTCCAAGTCGGTCGCTTATTTGGTGTCCAAACCAGAGTTTGAAAAATTAATTACTGGTAGCGAATGCAAAGAGTGTATGAAGGACATGCGGAAGATAGCAAAGAAAATTTCTAATTCTTAA